The bacterium genome contains the following window.
ATTTCTTGCTTTATAAGTATAAGTTGGCATTTGTCTTTTTCCTCCTGAGATTTGCTAAATGGTAACTGGTGAATGGTAATTAGTTACCAATTACCAGTTACCAATTAACCCATTATTTACTTTTAATTTCGTGAAGCCCTATATATTTTCAGAAGACAGACAAGAGGTCAAAAAAGAAATTTCTGACTTCTGTTCTTAGTCCTTTAATATCCCATTCTTGCAGTTCTTGATGTTCCTAAAAGTTGTTTTAAACTTTCAGGTTCTGGGGAATAATTTAATGCATCTTCATAGGTAATCAATCCCCGATTATATAATTCTACTATGGACATATTCATTGTTGACATTCCATATTGTTTTCCAGATTGCATAAGGGTGTATGCTTGATGTATTTTCCCATCCCTGATTAAATTCCGTATTCCAGGAGTAGCAATTAACACCTCACAACACAAAGCCCTTCCTTTTCCCATGGCGTGAGGTATAAGTACTTGAGAAAATATCCCCTGGATAACAAATGATAGTTGAGCTCTAACCTGTTGTTGTTGATGAGCAGGGAAGACATCAACAATTCTATTTATCGATTGAATAGCATCTGGTGTATGTAATGTAGCAAAGACTAAATGACCTGTCTCGGCAATAGTCAATGCCGCCGCGATAGTTTCTAAATCACGCATCTCACCTACTAAAATAACATCCGGGTCCTGTCTTAACATATATTTTAATGCATTGGCAAAAGTCTTTGTATCAGAACCTACTTCTCGTTGACAAATAACAGAACTTTTATGTTTATGAAGGAATTCAATTGGGTCTTCTACCGTAATAATATGTTCTTTTCGATTAGTATTTATATAATCAATAACCGCGGCCAGTGAAGTCGATTTACCACTTCCAGTAGGTCCTGTGACTAATACTAATCCTGCTGGTAATTCAGCGACATCTTTAATTATTGGTGGAAGATTTAATGATTCAAATGATGGGACATCATTTGGGATACTTCTTAAAGCCGCACCCACTGTCCCGCGCTGACGAAAGACATTCATCCGTATCCTGCCTACATCCTTAACCCCAAAGGATAAATCTAATTCATATAGTTCTTCAAATCGCCTTTTATGTTCATCGGTTAAGACACTATAAATTAATTGTTGACAGGTATCTGGAGTAAGTTTTTCACAATCTTCTACTGGTGCCAGAACTCCATCAATTCTTAATTGTGGTGGAGCACCTATCACTAAATGTATATCAGATGCCTCCCTATCTACCATAAGATGAACTAAAGACTCCATACTATACATAATTTTATCTCCTGCACTGGTAACTGGTGATTGGTAATTGGTGACTGGTAACCATTTAACCACTTACCATTTAACCAATTACCAGTTACCATTTAACCAGTTACCAGTTACCATTTAACCAATTACCAGTTACCATTTAACC
Protein-coding sequences here:
- a CDS encoding type IV pilus twitching motility protein PilT, producing the protein MYSMESLVHLMVDREASDIHLVIGAPPQLRIDGVLAPVEDCEKLTPDTCQQLIYSVLTDEHKRRFEELYELDLSFGVKDVGRIRMNVFRQRGTVGAALRSIPNDVPSFESLNLPPIIKDVAELPAGLVLVTGPTGSGKSTSLAAVIDYINTNRKEHIITVEDPIEFLHKHKSSVICQREVGSDTKTFANALKYMLRQDPDVILVGEMRDLETIAAALTIAETGHLVFATLHTPDAIQSINRIVDVFPAHQQQQVRAQLSFVIQGIFSQVLIPHAMGKGRALCCEVLIATPGIRNLIRDGKIHQAYTLMQSGKQYGMSTMNMSIVELYNRGLITYEDALNYSPEPESLKQLLGTSRTARMGY